From the Chloroflexus aurantiacus J-10-fl genome, one window contains:
- a CDS encoding MBL fold metallo-hydrolase: MEIYPTPHNVALIDVHHLGRPHVIGTFLLLGDEPALVDPGPASTLAALRTGLRAHGLTVADLRAIVLTHIHLDHAGATGLLAAENPHLTIHVHERGAPHLIDPSRLLNSAAQLYADRMATLWGDVRPVAHERIRTYTGGETLYLRGHPLRAFDAPGHAKHHLIWFDEANGTAFVGDNTGVRLPGVRMTRPATPPPDIDLEAWSRTHDLIEQLRPQWLCLTHFGAYDDVAFHLADARLRLQQWAEIVRQSLIAGHDEQTGTAVLEAALANEAATLSPAEQLAIIQQTGPLTLSWRGLARYWQKLGGLAG, encoded by the coding sequence ATGGAAATCTATCCGACACCACATAACGTTGCCTTAATTGATGTTCACCATCTTGGTCGGCCTCATGTGATCGGTACATTCTTGCTGTTGGGTGACGAACCGGCGCTGGTTGATCCGGGGCCGGCCAGTACGCTGGCAGCCCTGCGTACCGGATTACGTGCGCACGGGTTGACGGTCGCCGATCTGCGAGCGATTGTGTTAACGCATATCCATCTCGATCATGCCGGCGCAACTGGTCTGCTTGCCGCAGAGAATCCGCATCTGACGATTCATGTTCACGAGCGCGGTGCGCCACATTTGATCGATCCTTCACGGTTGCTCAATAGCGCAGCCCAGCTTTACGCTGATCGCATGGCAACTTTGTGGGGTGATGTGCGTCCGGTGGCTCACGAACGGATTCGTACCTACACCGGTGGTGAGACGTTATACCTCAGAGGTCATCCGCTGCGCGCATTTGATGCTCCTGGGCACGCGAAACATCACCTGATCTGGTTTGACGAGGCGAATGGTACTGCCTTTGTGGGTGATAATACCGGTGTCCGCCTACCGGGAGTGCGGATGACCAGGCCGGCGACACCGCCGCCTGATATCGATCTGGAAGCGTGGTCGCGCACTCACGATTTGATTGAGCAATTGCGTCCGCAGTGGTTGTGTCTGACCCACTTTGGTGCCTATGACGATGTCGCCTTTCATCTGGCCGATGCCCGGCTGCGCTTGCAGCAATGGGCCGAGATTGTCCGCCAAAGTCTGATTGCCGGCCATGATGAACAGACTGGAACGGCTGTGTTAGAAGCGGCATTGGCGAATGAAGCGGCTACGCTCTCGCCAGCCGAACAGTTGGCAATTATTCAGCAGACCGGCCCATTAACATTGAGCTGGCGTGGTCTGGCTCGTTACTGGCAGAAGCTAGGGGGACTGGCAGGGTGA
- a CDS encoding intradiol ring-cleavage dioxygenase, translating into MEQEHRDLFDLGLQADLTMLQQSPLTRRRLLKLGLVGITSFLAGCTPFAGQSSTPTGGPTSTSVAGSGSVSSPTALPASPTALPASPTVAATVSTPTTAVTPTSAPVAECVSPIPTETAGPFPGDGSQGASLNVLARSGVVRQDIRTSLGTGNLAAGIPLRLELKLVRAGGDCAPLAGYALYAWHCDAQGRYSMYSSGVEGEDYLRGVQAADANGIVVFQTIFPGCYSGRWPHVHFEIYPSLDQATSARNVVHTSQLALPEDICRQVYADPQYGNSLNNLGRISLERDGIFRDGWQTQMATVTGSLNDGLVARLTIGVPGV; encoded by the coding sequence ATGGAACAAGAACACCGCGATCTTTTCGACCTTGGCCTTCAGGCCGATCTGACCATGCTGCAACAGTCACCGCTGACTCGACGCCGTCTCTTAAAGTTGGGGTTGGTCGGGATTACCAGCTTTCTGGCCGGTTGTACACCCTTCGCCGGTCAGTCATCTACGCCAACAGGTGGGCCAACGTCCACCTCTGTGGCAGGTTCGGGTAGTGTATCCAGCCCGACAGCGCTACCAGCCAGTCCCACAGCACTACCGGCCAGTCCAACGGTAGCCGCCACTGTTAGCACGCCTACCACGGCAGTCACTCCAACCTCAGCTCCGGTTGCCGAATGTGTTTCACCGATTCCAACCGAGACTGCGGGCCCCTTCCCTGGGGATGGCTCGCAGGGGGCAAGTCTCAATGTGCTTGCCCGATCCGGTGTGGTACGCCAGGACATTCGGACGAGCCTCGGCACCGGTAACCTTGCCGCCGGCATTCCGCTCCGTCTGGAATTGAAGCTGGTGCGGGCCGGTGGCGATTGTGCGCCACTCGCCGGTTATGCGTTGTACGCCTGGCATTGTGATGCGCAGGGACGCTATTCAATGTACAGCAGTGGGGTGGAAGGCGAGGATTATCTGCGCGGGGTGCAGGCTGCTGATGCGAACGGGATTGTTGTCTTCCAAACCATCTTCCCCGGATGCTATTCTGGACGCTGGCCGCACGTCCACTTTGAAATCTATCCTTCGCTGGATCAGGCCACCAGTGCACGCAATGTGGTGCACACCTCACAACTGGCTCTCCCGGAAGATATTTGCCGGCAAGTCTACGCTGATCCGCAATACGGTAACAGTTTGAATAATCTTGGTCGTATTTCGCTGGAGCGCGACGGCATCTTTCGCGATGGCTGGCAGACCCAGATGGCAACAGTGACCGGATCGCTGAACGATGGCCTGGTAGCC